The Bombus fervidus isolate BK054 chromosome 3, iyBomFerv1, whole genome shotgun sequence genome includes a window with the following:
- the Plx gene encoding PTB_TBC1D1_like and TBC domain-containing protein plx isoform X1 translates to MITVPISASSPYMKVTSYSDASAIGKKPTVQQFLRNMKESRDVPQRSQSSAASLTSLGADISPSSSHFFEVLYVGKIRVSHPKVSEGFIDDALVRFRVHGLEKSRPSVTNFLSESQRQSLLTSSNNRRNSTESNASETGSIENVSGNGVISPVNSLGVPPALTGSVETFPKTQNPNLAEKDEREENRDVTNNNSMQVPEVMRNRASSTGSVLNARRDSMARGGDEHNRTMLFQVGRHDLRLISPDRKLVLLHKQLRDVASCVQGIKNPEHFGFICKENNMDFFVGYVFKCQSESVADDLVAAISQAFVGTCEVSRKDRYSVFSCEHCPMYWYNKLCQEIEGQNDRRTQNIIFSRMEMLPEDEQEIVVSKYKNAEAAGGTGTSLREQNQFLIRLLRAHCETKQARHVHDTAENRSEFLNQYLGVGVGSTIFMKAKRSLTNSFDNLIKRKGSRDDLGLGHLKDMSHLNTVIQKSGSQSPDMSRQPSMADISPDSSRPKSLRVSPEQQLTVNTGPKSSMMDIFLKVGNSPKMSPTETDGNNSVQSNGSWRQAILNRVVTPNKDHEKESDKTGNIGIIKSPQATPTRRTKQELRDLWKKAINQQVILIRMEKENARLRVRQEEATVKRIKLEYDELNTCGRELMEVWDLLVSKESRISTKCDNQMLLHAIKQGVPKGKRGEVWQFLAEQFCLKQPPIDTRDFPNYNTPYDLLLKQLTSQQHAILIDLGRTFPNHPYFSSPLGPGQLALFNLLKAYSLLDHEVGYCQGLSFVAGILLLHMSEDIAFFLLRHLMFRRGLRKLYLPDMAALQLYLYQLSRLLHDRLPAIYNHFDKHEVSPTLYAAPWLLTLFASQFPLGFVTRVFDLLFLESTEVLFRVAMALLEEHQDQLLMCDSFEEIMEYLKTRVPAVDKEILDRVMKRVFYPDQEITKQLNEYRVEYQVLQEEMISMKPQMENLEKLKVLNKQLTQEVGQLSGQLEITMNDLHRLETARSMQQSTLHKLESQNRSLEVTVATLGAFIQQLSETRPDIEFPGEIRRIIAQLSIAEKRRSTASRLYSLKVLEDNNKMGMIKSNSAGRESQNLLKNNNVVDTPYPLKSTLSQPNLATKLERVSSFFSNSHNHIQKQRAQLAALRNEYANEQGVRNDENDPKTVNIDIRITDTVNSTEQQNMVQDDNHLKIQQVNLEKSSSLPLNSNMKLKSSKSAYELGSVQKVPITKLEVTNDDNVTNLTGTMHPLDTCSDVNFRYGGTTKLKSIKSTRLSSPSGQDEGMSKNAQNQNIETLNR, encoded by the exons ATGATTACCGTGCCGATATCCGCTTCCAGTCCTTACATGAAGGTTACATCCTACAGCGATGCAAGCGCTATTGGCAAAAAGCCTACA GTTCAACAATTCCTCAGAAATATGAAGGAAAGTCGGGATGTCCCTCAAAGATCGCAAAGTAGCGCGGCCAGCCTAACGTCCCTAGGTGCTGACATATCTCCAAGTTCCTCCCATTTCTTTGAG GTGCTCTATGTGGGGAAAATCAGAGTGTCGCATCCAAAGGTATCCGAGGGCTTCATAGACGATGCGTTAGTAAGATTTCGCGTCCACGGACTTGAAAAATCGAGACCGTCAGTGACTAACTTTCTTTCCGAGAGTCAGCGCCAATCACTTTTAACGTCTTCTAATAATAGGAGAAATAGCACG GAATCTAATGCTAGTGAGACCGGAAGTATAGAAAATGTCTCCGGAAATGGGGTCATATCGCCGGTTAACTCGCTGGGTGTACCGCCAGCACTTACCGGTTCGGTGGAAACGTTTCCAAAGACACAGAACCCCAATCTCGCCGAGAAAGACGAGCGCGAGGAGAATCGAGATGTTACAAACAATAATTCAATGCAAGTACCGGAAGTTATGCGAAACCGGGCTTCCTCTACGGGTAGCGTGTTGAATGCCAGGAGGGATTCCATGGCGAGAGGAGGTGACGAACATAATCGCACGATGCTCTTCCAG GTAGGCCGACATGATTTGAGATTAATCAGCCCGGATAGGAAGCTGGTATTGCTTCACAAGCAACTCAGAGACGTGGCGAGTTGCGTGCAAGGCATTAAGAACCCCGAGCACTTCGGTTTTATTTGCAAAGAGAATAACATGGATTTTTTTGTTGGCTACGTATTCAAGTGCCAATCGGAATCCGTTGCAGATGATCTTGTCGCTG CTATTTCACAAGCGTTTGTTGGAACATGCGAAGTTTCAAGGAAAGACCGATATTCCGTGTTTTCATGCGAACACTGCCCCATGTATTGGTATAACAAGTTGTGCCAGGAAATCGAAG GACAGAATGACAGGAGGACccagaatataattttttcgcGGATGGAAATGCTGCCGGAGGACGAGCAGGAAATCGTCGTTAGTAAATACAAAAATGCTGAGGCCGCCGGTGGTACAGGGACATCTTTACGCGagcaaaatcaatttttaataaggCTGTTGCGTGCTCATTGCGAGACGAAGCAGGCTAGGCACGTTCATGACACAGCCGAGAATag GAGTGAATTTCTTAATCAATACCTAGGCGTAGGTGTCGGAAGCACAATATTCATGAAAGCGAAACGCTCGCTTACAAATAGTTTTGATAACCTCATAAAGAGAAAGGGTTCGCGGGATGACCTTGGACTTGGACATTTAAAAGATATGAGTCACCTCAACACTGTGATACAAAAAAGCGGTAGCCAAAGCCCCGATATGTCGCGACAACCGTCCATGGCAGATATTTCGCCGGATTCTAGTAGACCCAAATCTTTAAGGGTTTCACCTGAACAACAATTGACTGTAAATACTGGACCAAAGAGTTCTATGATGGatat ATTCCTGAAGGTAGGAAATTCACCAAAAATGTCTCCAACTGAGACAGATGGAAACAATTCGGTACAGTCAAATGGCTCATGGAGACAAGCTATATTGAATCGAGTTGTAACTCCCAATAAAGATcacgaaaaagaaagcgaTAAAACAGGAAATATTGGCATCATCAAATCTCCCCAGGCGACGCCGACGCGCAGAACGAAACAAGAATTAAGGGATCTGTGGAAGAAAGCTATCAATCAGCAGGTGATACTTATACGAATGGAGAAGGAGAACGCGAGGCTTAGAG TTCGTCAAGAAGAAGCGACTGTTAAGAGAATAAAATTGGAGTATGATGAACTTAACACTTGTGGCCGCGAATTAATGGAAGTATGGGACCTTTTAGTAAGCAAAGAGTCGAGGATCTCTACAAAATGTGATAATCAAATGCTTTTACATGCTATTAAACAAG GTGTACCAAAAGGCAAGAGAGGAGAAGTATGGCAATTTTTGGCCGAACAATTTTGCTTGAAGCAACCTCCAATAGACACGCGCGACTTCCCTAATTACAATACACCATACGATTTGCTTTTGAAACAGCTTACGTCCCAGCAACATGCAATTTTAATAGATTTAGGACGAACATTTCCAAACCATCCATATTTCAGTTCACCTCTAGGACCTGGACAATTAGCTTTGTTCAATTTGCTGAAAGCTTACTCGCTTCTGGACCATGAAGTTGGTTATTGTCAAGGTCTCAGTTTCGTAGCTGGCATTCTTCTTTTACAC atgTCAGAAGATATAGCGTTTTTCCTCCTGCGACACTTAATGTTTCGAAGAGGCCTAAGGAAATTATATCTTCCTGATATGGCAGCTTTACAATTGTACCTGTATCAATTATCCAGGTTATTGCACGATAGATTGCCTGCGATTTATAATCATTTTGACAAACATGAGGTTTCCCCCACATTATACGCTGCACCATGGTTGCTAACTTTATTTGCCAGTCAATTTCCACTTGGTTTTGTGACTAGAGTTTTTG atttactTTTCTTGGAAAGTACTGAGGTACTTTTCAGGGTAGCTATGGCATTGTTAGAAGAGCATCAAGATCAATTATTAATGTGTGACAGTTTTGAAGAAATTATGGAATATCTCAAA ACGCGCGTACCAGCTGTAGATAAAGAAATTCTGGACCGAGTTATGAAACGCGTGTTTTATCCGGATCAAGAGATTACGAAGCAATTGAACGAATATAGAGTGGAATACCAGGTGTTACAGGAAGAAATGATATCAATGAAACCGCAAATGGAAAATCTGGAGAAGTTAAAAGTACTTAACAAGCAACTTACGCAAGAAGTCGGTCAGCTCAGTGGACAACTTGAA ATTACTATGAACGACTTGCACCGTTTGGAGACAGCAAGATCTATGCAGCAATCGACCCTGCACAAACTTGAATCTCAGAATCGCAGTCTAGAAGTGACTGTCGCTACATTGGGTGCATTTATACAACAACTATCTGAAACTCGCCCAGACATCGAATTTCCTGGTGAAATTCGCCGAATAATCGCTCAGTTAAGCATCGCTGAGAAACGAAGAAGCACAGCCAGTAGATTGTACTCTCTAAAAGTGCTCgaggataataataaaatgggAATGATCAAGAGTAACTCCGCAGGAAGAGAATctcaaaatttgttaaaaaataataacgtAGTGGATACTCCGTACCCTTTAAAATCCACGTTGAGCCAACCAAACTTGGCTACAAAACTGGAGAGAGTCTCGTCGTTCTTCTCAAACTCGCATAATCATATTCAGAAGCAACGAGCACAATTGGCCGCTCTTAGGAATGAGTATGCGAATGAGCAAGGTGTTAGAAATGACGAAAACGATCCAAAAACCGTCAATATAGATATTCGGATCACTGATACGGTAAATTCAACCGAACAACAGAACATGGTGCAGGACGATAATCACTTGAAGATCCAACAAGTCAATTTGGAGAAATCGAGTTCGCTGccattaaattcaaatatgaAGTTGAAGTCGTCGAAATCAGCTTATGAGTTAGGATCTGTTCAAAAAGTACCAATTACAAagttagaagttacaaacGATGATAACGTGACGAATTTAACTGGAACGATGCATCCTCTGGATACCTGCAGCGATGTGAATTTTAGATATGGAGGAACAACGAAATTGAAGTCGATAAAATCAACAAGATTATCGAGCCCAAGCGGCCAAGATGAAGGTATGAGCAAAAACGCTCAGAACCAGAACATAGAAACGTTGAACAGATAA
- the Plx gene encoding PTB_TBC1D1_like and TBC domain-containing protein plx isoform X2, with the protein MKESRDVPQRSQSSAASLTSLGADISPSSSHFFEVLYVGKIRVSHPKVSEGFIDDALVRFRVHGLEKSRPSVTNFLSESQRQSLLTSSNNRRNSTESNASETGSIENVSGNGVISPVNSLGVPPALTGSVETFPKTQNPNLAEKDEREENRDVTNNNSMQVPEVMRNRASSTGSVLNARRDSMARGGDEHNRTMLFQVGRHDLRLISPDRKLVLLHKQLRDVASCVQGIKNPEHFGFICKENNMDFFVGYVFKCQSESVADDLVAAISQAFVGTCEVSRKDRYSVFSCEHCPMYWYNKLCQEIEGQNDRRTQNIIFSRMEMLPEDEQEIVVSKYKNAEAAGGTGTSLREQNQFLIRLLRAHCETKQARHVHDTAENRSEFLNQYLGVGVGSTIFMKAKRSLTNSFDNLIKRKGSRDDLGLGHLKDMSHLNTVIQKSGSQSPDMSRQPSMADISPDSSRPKSLRVSPEQQLTVNTGPKSSMMDIFLKVGNSPKMSPTETDGNNSVQSNGSWRQAILNRVVTPNKDHEKESDKTGNIGIIKSPQATPTRRTKQELRDLWKKAINQQVILIRMEKENARLRVRQEEATVKRIKLEYDELNTCGRELMEVWDLLVSKESRISTKCDNQMLLHAIKQGVPKGKRGEVWQFLAEQFCLKQPPIDTRDFPNYNTPYDLLLKQLTSQQHAILIDLGRTFPNHPYFSSPLGPGQLALFNLLKAYSLLDHEVGYCQGLSFVAGILLLHMSEDIAFFLLRHLMFRRGLRKLYLPDMAALQLYLYQLSRLLHDRLPAIYNHFDKHEVSPTLYAAPWLLTLFASQFPLGFVTRVFDLLFLESTEVLFRVAMALLEEHQDQLLMCDSFEEIMEYLKTRVPAVDKEILDRVMKRVFYPDQEITKQLNEYRVEYQVLQEEMISMKPQMENLEKLKVLNKQLTQEVGQLSGQLEITMNDLHRLETARSMQQSTLHKLESQNRSLEVTVATLGAFIQQLSETRPDIEFPGEIRRIIAQLSIAEKRRSTASRLYSLKVLEDNNKMGMIKSNSAGRESQNLLKNNNVVDTPYPLKSTLSQPNLATKLERVSSFFSNSHNHIQKQRAQLAALRNEYANEQGVRNDENDPKTVNIDIRITDTVNSTEQQNMVQDDNHLKIQQVNLEKSSSLPLNSNMKLKSSKSAYELGSVQKVPITKLEVTNDDNVTNLTGTMHPLDTCSDVNFRYGGTTKLKSIKSTRLSSPSGQDEGMSKNAQNQNIETLNR; encoded by the exons ATGAAGGAAAGTCGGGATGTCCCTCAAAGATCGCAAAGTAGCGCGGCCAGCCTAACGTCCCTAGGTGCTGACATATCTCCAAGTTCCTCCCATTTCTTTGAG GTGCTCTATGTGGGGAAAATCAGAGTGTCGCATCCAAAGGTATCCGAGGGCTTCATAGACGATGCGTTAGTAAGATTTCGCGTCCACGGACTTGAAAAATCGAGACCGTCAGTGACTAACTTTCTTTCCGAGAGTCAGCGCCAATCACTTTTAACGTCTTCTAATAATAGGAGAAATAGCACG GAATCTAATGCTAGTGAGACCGGAAGTATAGAAAATGTCTCCGGAAATGGGGTCATATCGCCGGTTAACTCGCTGGGTGTACCGCCAGCACTTACCGGTTCGGTGGAAACGTTTCCAAAGACACAGAACCCCAATCTCGCCGAGAAAGACGAGCGCGAGGAGAATCGAGATGTTACAAACAATAATTCAATGCAAGTACCGGAAGTTATGCGAAACCGGGCTTCCTCTACGGGTAGCGTGTTGAATGCCAGGAGGGATTCCATGGCGAGAGGAGGTGACGAACATAATCGCACGATGCTCTTCCAG GTAGGCCGACATGATTTGAGATTAATCAGCCCGGATAGGAAGCTGGTATTGCTTCACAAGCAACTCAGAGACGTGGCGAGTTGCGTGCAAGGCATTAAGAACCCCGAGCACTTCGGTTTTATTTGCAAAGAGAATAACATGGATTTTTTTGTTGGCTACGTATTCAAGTGCCAATCGGAATCCGTTGCAGATGATCTTGTCGCTG CTATTTCACAAGCGTTTGTTGGAACATGCGAAGTTTCAAGGAAAGACCGATATTCCGTGTTTTCATGCGAACACTGCCCCATGTATTGGTATAACAAGTTGTGCCAGGAAATCGAAG GACAGAATGACAGGAGGACccagaatataattttttcgcGGATGGAAATGCTGCCGGAGGACGAGCAGGAAATCGTCGTTAGTAAATACAAAAATGCTGAGGCCGCCGGTGGTACAGGGACATCTTTACGCGagcaaaatcaatttttaataaggCTGTTGCGTGCTCATTGCGAGACGAAGCAGGCTAGGCACGTTCATGACACAGCCGAGAATag GAGTGAATTTCTTAATCAATACCTAGGCGTAGGTGTCGGAAGCACAATATTCATGAAAGCGAAACGCTCGCTTACAAATAGTTTTGATAACCTCATAAAGAGAAAGGGTTCGCGGGATGACCTTGGACTTGGACATTTAAAAGATATGAGTCACCTCAACACTGTGATACAAAAAAGCGGTAGCCAAAGCCCCGATATGTCGCGACAACCGTCCATGGCAGATATTTCGCCGGATTCTAGTAGACCCAAATCTTTAAGGGTTTCACCTGAACAACAATTGACTGTAAATACTGGACCAAAGAGTTCTATGATGGatat ATTCCTGAAGGTAGGAAATTCACCAAAAATGTCTCCAACTGAGACAGATGGAAACAATTCGGTACAGTCAAATGGCTCATGGAGACAAGCTATATTGAATCGAGTTGTAACTCCCAATAAAGATcacgaaaaagaaagcgaTAAAACAGGAAATATTGGCATCATCAAATCTCCCCAGGCGACGCCGACGCGCAGAACGAAACAAGAATTAAGGGATCTGTGGAAGAAAGCTATCAATCAGCAGGTGATACTTATACGAATGGAGAAGGAGAACGCGAGGCTTAGAG TTCGTCAAGAAGAAGCGACTGTTAAGAGAATAAAATTGGAGTATGATGAACTTAACACTTGTGGCCGCGAATTAATGGAAGTATGGGACCTTTTAGTAAGCAAAGAGTCGAGGATCTCTACAAAATGTGATAATCAAATGCTTTTACATGCTATTAAACAAG GTGTACCAAAAGGCAAGAGAGGAGAAGTATGGCAATTTTTGGCCGAACAATTTTGCTTGAAGCAACCTCCAATAGACACGCGCGACTTCCCTAATTACAATACACCATACGATTTGCTTTTGAAACAGCTTACGTCCCAGCAACATGCAATTTTAATAGATTTAGGACGAACATTTCCAAACCATCCATATTTCAGTTCACCTCTAGGACCTGGACAATTAGCTTTGTTCAATTTGCTGAAAGCTTACTCGCTTCTGGACCATGAAGTTGGTTATTGTCAAGGTCTCAGTTTCGTAGCTGGCATTCTTCTTTTACAC atgTCAGAAGATATAGCGTTTTTCCTCCTGCGACACTTAATGTTTCGAAGAGGCCTAAGGAAATTATATCTTCCTGATATGGCAGCTTTACAATTGTACCTGTATCAATTATCCAGGTTATTGCACGATAGATTGCCTGCGATTTATAATCATTTTGACAAACATGAGGTTTCCCCCACATTATACGCTGCACCATGGTTGCTAACTTTATTTGCCAGTCAATTTCCACTTGGTTTTGTGACTAGAGTTTTTG atttactTTTCTTGGAAAGTACTGAGGTACTTTTCAGGGTAGCTATGGCATTGTTAGAAGAGCATCAAGATCAATTATTAATGTGTGACAGTTTTGAAGAAATTATGGAATATCTCAAA ACGCGCGTACCAGCTGTAGATAAAGAAATTCTGGACCGAGTTATGAAACGCGTGTTTTATCCGGATCAAGAGATTACGAAGCAATTGAACGAATATAGAGTGGAATACCAGGTGTTACAGGAAGAAATGATATCAATGAAACCGCAAATGGAAAATCTGGAGAAGTTAAAAGTACTTAACAAGCAACTTACGCAAGAAGTCGGTCAGCTCAGTGGACAACTTGAA ATTACTATGAACGACTTGCACCGTTTGGAGACAGCAAGATCTATGCAGCAATCGACCCTGCACAAACTTGAATCTCAGAATCGCAGTCTAGAAGTGACTGTCGCTACATTGGGTGCATTTATACAACAACTATCTGAAACTCGCCCAGACATCGAATTTCCTGGTGAAATTCGCCGAATAATCGCTCAGTTAAGCATCGCTGAGAAACGAAGAAGCACAGCCAGTAGATTGTACTCTCTAAAAGTGCTCgaggataataataaaatgggAATGATCAAGAGTAACTCCGCAGGAAGAGAATctcaaaatttgttaaaaaataataacgtAGTGGATACTCCGTACCCTTTAAAATCCACGTTGAGCCAACCAAACTTGGCTACAAAACTGGAGAGAGTCTCGTCGTTCTTCTCAAACTCGCATAATCATATTCAGAAGCAACGAGCACAATTGGCCGCTCTTAGGAATGAGTATGCGAATGAGCAAGGTGTTAGAAATGACGAAAACGATCCAAAAACCGTCAATATAGATATTCGGATCACTGATACGGTAAATTCAACCGAACAACAGAACATGGTGCAGGACGATAATCACTTGAAGATCCAACAAGTCAATTTGGAGAAATCGAGTTCGCTGccattaaattcaaatatgaAGTTGAAGTCGTCGAAATCAGCTTATGAGTTAGGATCTGTTCAAAAAGTACCAATTACAAagttagaagttacaaacGATGATAACGTGACGAATTTAACTGGAACGATGCATCCTCTGGATACCTGCAGCGATGTGAATTTTAGATATGGAGGAACAACGAAATTGAAGTCGATAAAATCAACAAGATTATCGAGCCCAAGCGGCCAAGATGAAGGTATGAGCAAAAACGCTCAGAACCAGAACATAGAAACGTTGAACAGATAA
- the LOC139985662 gene encoding U4/U6.U5 tri-snRNP-associated protein 1, which translates to MGSNKRHKTEKSRDAKKKRHRSRSRSYTPEREKSEKHRHHKKHRRKERKDYDSDVEIVNAPPPPKISKSSHPSTPPPPEISKQHSPSPSKGGGTQTSLSIEETNKLRAKLGLKPLEVDSGPKDDPNKIKDDLGEFYHKPAPDVNEKLKTQKLKEKIGTQKQKRLIEANLAKVKSLGECDSDDDTRNWIDKTRRLEEEKKKAEERAKMLDQLDEEFGIGNLVKEEIHAARNTAYTEKNLKGLKVEHNIEKFEEGKTLVLTLKDRQVLEEGEDVLVNVNITDEERYQRNIFNKTKKPGYDAYDEDNFDEFGFSKKTILEKYDEEIGGTKKDTFTLGINNIKDVKQNKLDYVKQRLANKRLESLQLTEPKLASEYYNEEELAKFKKPKKKVRKIRKKLKAEDLIPEDNDYLRDLGSRRAKKTEDVKENDVLDVDDLGAPTEDLSGIKLEEDDKELELQLALKKAQKLKESQLSNIEKVVETIKQESMGSEESQSGNIVLNATAEFCRTLGDIPTYGLAGNREENGQELMDFEMDGVKEEPPANEDEDDGRGAWNTVHLDESTSEPVAMEAAILDAEPSLGHGVGGALKLAMSKGYLQKEDSSRPSASRFAHLQAQNYSIEDKTYGDDDKFGRRDRFNGPTSEFKEKDGFKPNVKLEYIDDDGHVLSAKEAFRYLSHKFHGKGPGKNKVEKRMKKAEQEVLMKRMSSTDTPLGTLNLLQAKQKETQSPYIVLSGSKQMQTTSISKSKH; encoded by the exons ATGGGCTCGAATAAACGACATAAGACCGAGAAGAGTCGGGACGCTAAGAAGAAGCGTCACCGTAGCCGTTCACGAAGCTACACGCCTGAGCGCGAGAAATCGGAAAAGCACAGGCATCACAAAAAGCATAGAAGAAAAGAACGCAAGGATTATGATAGTGATG ttgAAATAGTTAATGCACCTCCACCCCCAAAAATTTCTAAGTCTTCACATCCGTCAACGCCTCCACCTCCTGAAATTTCTAAGCAGCACAGCCCTTCGCCAAGCAAAGGCGGTGGAACACAAACCTCTCTATCGATTGAAGAAACTAACAAATTAAGAGCAAAGTTAGGTTTAAAACCATTAGAAGTTGATAGTGGACCAAAAGATGATCCTAATAAGATTAAGGATGACTTGGGAGAATTCTATCACAAGCCTGCTCCTGATGTTAACGAAAAGTTAAAAACCcaaaaattaaaggaaaagATTGGCACTCAGAAACAGAAGAGATTAATTGAGGCTAATTTAGCTAAAGTAAAGAGTTTAGGTGAATGCGACTCTGATGATGATACCAGAAATTGGATTGATAAGACCAGACGtttagaagaagagaagaaaaaagcagaagaaagg GCAAAAATGTTAGATCAGTTAGACGAAGAATTTGGAATTGGAAATTtggttaaagaagaaattcatGCTGCACGTAATACAGCTTATActgagaaaaatttaaaggGCCTCAAAGTGGAACATAATATT GAGAAATTTGAAGAAGGCAAAACACTTGTCTTAACGCTAAAAGATCGACAAGTGCTAGAAGAAGGCGAAGACGTGCTTGTTAACGTAAATATAACTGATGAGGAACGTTATCaacgtaatattttcaataaaacgaAGAAGCCTGGTTATGATGCATACGATGAGGATAACTTCGATGAATTCggtttttcaaagaaaacaattttggaaaaatatgaCGAAGAAATTGGAGGAACGAAAAAAGACACTTTCACGCTGGGAATTAATAACATCAAAGACGTGAAGCAGAATAAACTCGACTACGTTAAACAACGTTTAGCCAATAAACGATTAGAATCGTTACAATTAACAGAGCCAAAACTAGCTAgtgaatattataatgaagAAGAACTTGCGAAATTTAAGAAGCCAAAGAAAAAG GTTCGAAAgattagaaagaaattaaaagcaGAAGATTTAATTCCTGAAGACAATGATTATCTTCGAGATCTTGGAAGTAGGAGAGCCAAAAAAACCGAGGACGTAAAAGAAAACGATGTTTTGGACGTAGATGATTTGGGAG CTCCCACTGAAGATCTCAGTGGAATAAAATTGGAAGAAGATGACAAAGAGTTGGAACTACAATTAGCATTAAAGAAGGCTCAAAAACTAAAAGAATCCCAATTATCAAATATCGAAAAGGTTGTTGAAACTATAAAACAAGAGTCTATGGGTTCTGAAGAGAGTCAATCTGGAAATATTGTTCTTAACGCCACTGCAGAATTTTGTAGAACACTAGGAGACATTCCTACTTATGGTCTTGCTGGAAACAGAGAAGAAAATGGACAGGAGTTGATG GACTTTGAAATGGATGGAGTCAAAGAGGAACCTCCTGCAAACGAGGATGAAGATGATGGCCGTGGCGCATGGAATACTGTGCATCTAG ATGAAAGTACATCAGAACCAGTAGCAATGGAAGCCGCGATTCTGGATGCAGAACCTTCACTCGGACATGGCGTAGGTGGAGCGTTAAAACTTGCTATGAGCAAAGGTTATTTGCAAAAAGAAGATAGTAGTAGACCATCTGCGTCTCGTTTCGCACATCTACAAGCTCAGAATTACTCGATAGAGGACAAGACTTATGG aGATGATGATAAATTTGGTAGAAGGGATCGTTTCAATGGTCCAACGTCAGAATTCAAAGAGAAGGATGGTTTCAAACCAAATGTTAAGTTGGAATACATCGATGACGATGGTCATGTTTTAAGTGCAAAGGAAGCTTTTCGATATCTCTCACATAAATTTCATGGGAAAGGTCCAGGAAAAAATAAG gttgagaaacgaatgaaaaaagcAGAACAAGAAGTTTTAATGAAACGAATGTCATCTACGGATACCCCTCTAGGAACGCTTAATTTATTACAagcgaaacaaaaagaaactcAGTCGCCATATATAGTACTCAGTGGAAGCAAACAAATGCAAAC gACTAGCATATCGAAGTCAAAGCATTAA